The Sesamum indicum cultivar Zhongzhi No. 13 linkage group LG6, S_indicum_v1.0, whole genome shotgun sequence genomic interval AACAGTTTAGAGATATGCTCCGATTTGACAATTATCTCATACGCTCACCAGAATTTATACCTGCTGTACAGAGTATTTGGCAACATGAGATAGTAGGTGCCCCCATGTTCTCGATCACAACGAAACTTGAAGCATTAAAGCATGTCTTTCAAGAGCAAAGGAGTAAGAAAGGGAATTTATCGCATAATGTGCAGTTGGCAAAGGGATTTCTCGACGCGGCCCAAAACTTGGTTAGTTCGGATCGTGAGGATaaactatttctttttctggagCATTGTTGTCGGGGCACGACGGCGCCAAGGGCTCCTGGAGCCATGGCGCACGGCGCGACGCTCGCCTTTTCGAAAGTTGGcgcaaaaataacaaataatctatatatttatataattagttaaataagacatataaaacaacaaattcaacataacAAAACTTCATATAAGTAAAATGACCAATGTTGAACCATTGAAGGATAGCAAAAGTCATAAAGGTTCAAATAAATCCTAAATAGTttatcaaaaaacaaataagccTAAATCTAATCATCTGATTCTACTAGATAATCTTCAGATTCTTCACTTTCATTtccattattttcattttcgtCAGTAGATATATACTCAGCCTCTTCTTCAAAATCATTGAAGTTTTCTTCTTcgtcctcttcttcttcttcatcaattAGATTTAGACTGCGTCCACTATTTAGATGCAGAGGCCTTTTTGCTAGCTTTTGAAGAAGACGCTTTTAATTTACCCCTTGGTTCTATTGTAGA includes:
- the LOC105164429 gene encoding uncharacterized protein LOC105164429 encodes the protein MEEFNSCIQNSTLLPLPMQGEWYTWPNRSTGPRNLWKRLDKMLTNDTWTTRFPKTLYICLTPRMLDHSPMVIHGDNQQQFRDMLRFDNYLIRSPEFIPAVQSIWQHEIVGAPMFSITTKLEALKHVFQEQRSKKGNLSHNVQLAKGFLDAAQNLVSSDREDKLFLFLEHCCRGTTAPRAPGAMAHGATLAFSKDSKSHKGSNKS